A DNA window from Leopardus geoffroyi isolate Oge1 chromosome A1, O.geoffroyi_Oge1_pat1.0, whole genome shotgun sequence contains the following coding sequences:
- the CCDC127 gene encoding coiled-coil domain-containing protein 127, whose product MNNLNDPPNWNIRPNSRADGGDGSRWNYALLVPMLGLAAFRWIWSRESQKEIEKEREAYRQRTAAFQRDLEAKYHAVISENRRAVAHLSLELEKEQNRTTSYREALISQGRKLAEEKKLLEQERAQVMQEKRQLQPLRSTYLSLLEKEEDWQRRARLVLKEFEDALTERQSIYCSLLLPRSRRLEIEKRLLVRASTDPVAADLHMAAGLTDIFKHDTYCGDVWNTSRRQNGRLMWLYLKYWELIVELKKHKAVEKAVLEK is encoded by the exons ATGAATAATTTAAATGACCCTCCAAATTGGAATATCCGGCCTAATTCCAGGGCTGATGGGGGTGATGGAAGCAGATGGAATTATGCCTTGTTGGTTCCAATGCTGGGATTGGCTGCTTTTC GCTGGATTTGGTCTAGGGAGtcccagaaagaaatagaaaaagagagagaagcgtACCGTCAGAGAACGGCTGCTTTCCAGCGGGATCTTGAAGCAAAGTACCACGCCGTGATCTCAGAAAACCGGCGTGCAGTTGCTCACTTGTCTTTggaacttgaaaaagaacaaaacagaacgaCTAGTTACCGAGAAGCCCTTATCTCTCAGGGGCGCAAGTTGGCAGAAGAAAAGAAGCTTCTGGAACAGGagcgggctcaggtcatgcaagAAAAGAGACAGCTGCAGCCCTTGAGAAGCACATACCTGAGCCtcctggaaaaggaagaagactgGCAGAGGAGGGCCAGGCTTGTGCTGAAAGAGTTTGAAGATGCTCTTACGGAAAGACAGAGCATCTACTGCAGCCTGCTACTCCCTCGCAGCAGGCGGCTGGAAATAGAGAAGAGGTTACTGGTCCGAGCGTCCACGGACCCGGTTGCCGCCGACCTGCACATGGCAGCCGGCTTGACCGACATATTTAAGCACGACACATACTGTGGCGACGTCTGGAATACCAGCAGGCGCCAGAATGGGAGGCTCATGTGGTTGTATCTCAAATATTGGGAACTGATTGTCGAACTGAAGAAGCACAAGGCGGTCGAGAAAGCCGTACTAGAGAAGTAG